One window of Coriobacteriia bacterium genomic DNA carries:
- a CDS encoding diguanylate cyclase, which yields MTETINTPPGGTESDLPEAVSIDEHPLRLAPDIGARLSPAEQATFFCTLVDSAFDAIIAHRPDGTIIWANQGASELLGYDTQEIMALPPYGWVAPRQLRAAPRRIETLLVEGHLMFDSAVRRKDGSLVDTEVSSRRVDTALGPVLIAVIRDISEWVESKRALEHLAYHDGLTGLSNRIFFDERLAAAIADSQRFGDILGLAYLDLDHFKPVNDRYGHDVGDAVLIEVGRRLAEETRSQDVVARIGGDEFVMVLRRMTGYDELEKVAQRLVARVEAPINALGHEISIAASVGLARFNPLTDDARSLLVKADVAMYAAKSDPAHPWLLYHEGMVVPEGRLDT from the coding sequence GTGACCGAGACCATCAACACCCCGCCGGGTGGAACAGAATCCGACCTACCGGAAGCCGTGAGTATCGACGAGCATCCGCTGCGTCTGGCTCCGGATATCGGCGCACGGCTCTCGCCCGCCGAGCAGGCCACATTCTTCTGCACGCTCGTGGACTCGGCGTTCGACGCGATAATCGCGCATCGCCCCGATGGGACCATCATCTGGGCGAATCAGGGCGCCTCGGAGCTTCTCGGCTACGACACCCAGGAGATCATGGCCCTGCCGCCCTACGGCTGGGTGGCTCCGCGCCAGCTGAGGGCTGCGCCGAGGCGCATCGAGACGCTTTTGGTTGAGGGGCATCTCATGTTCGACAGCGCTGTTCGCAGGAAGGACGGGTCGCTGGTCGACACCGAAGTCAGCTCCAGGCGCGTCGATACGGCGCTCGGGCCTGTGTTGATCGCGGTGATCCGGGATATCAGCGAGTGGGTCGAGTCGAAGCGCGCACTCGAACACCTCGCCTACCACGACGGGCTCACCGGTCTGTCGAACCGCATCTTCTTCGATGAACGACTCGCTGCGGCTATCGCCGACTCCCAGCGATTCGGCGACATTCTCGGACTCGCGTACCTCGACCTCGACCACTTCAAGCCGGTCAACGACCGCTACGGTCACGACGTCGGTGACGCGGTGCTCATCGAGGTCGGACGCCGACTCGCCGAGGAGACCCGTTCACAGGACGTGGTTGCGCGTATCGGCGGCGATGAGTTCGTGATGGTGCTCAGGCGCATGACCGGCTACGACGAACTCGAGAAGGTCGCTCAGCGCCTGGTCGCACGCGTCGAGGCTCCGATCAACGCACTCGGTCACGAGATCAGCATCGCGGCAAGCGTCGGGCTCGCTCGATTCAACCCGCTCACCGACGATGCCCGGTCGTTGCTCGTCAAGGCAGACGTCGCGATGTATGCCGCGAAGAGCGACCCGGCGCACCCATGGCTGCTCTACCATGAGGGCATGGTTGTCCCCGAGGGAAGGCTCGACACGTGA
- a CDS encoding diguanylate cyclase: MTPDSSGNRMLGEERMYLALRLMMLVVGLGLFVTGLLPSTGVPQRNVALLALALMLVGTVVMLVGAFARSYRISQMMLWVLPVDLVSLAAYTWLLGPRDALVGVYALLVILYAMTAKRGVALLATIGLVCAYTTAHLVASTQTPLDLVEVGVSMVALLCIGLIVANAVGRQRQRDAQVEEILADRERMNEQLARRLGELQAVARITEIIHSSLDFDEVGELVLDTIAKVIDFPSLAIFVIDKETSETLFSSSVGMPRPEGVVDGATVDLDSVSGHLNCQRAFDHGSLMVLFCANGEDMERLTEEDRLVIYALASELVVAVENSRLYKLTRRLAVTDELTGIANYRYLQQRIDEEMSRAKRFGKDLSLLMIDTDDFKGFNDAYGHLAGDRALSEFGGVLGRAVRDIDVIARYGGEEFAVVLPETDAAGAFVAAEKIREAFSEHLFPDDTGARTCTLTVSIGMATYPTNAESKDALLRESDDALYRAKNSGKNRVCAPGQSPEPFISPRRR, translated from the coding sequence GTGACCCCGGATTCATCCGGCAATCGCATGCTGGGCGAAGAGCGTATGTATCTCGCGCTCCGCTTGATGATGCTTGTCGTTGGACTCGGGCTTTTCGTGACGGGGCTCCTTCCCTCCACCGGCGTGCCGCAGCGCAACGTCGCTCTGCTGGCTCTGGCGCTCATGCTGGTGGGTACGGTCGTGATGCTCGTCGGGGCGTTCGCCCGTTCGTACCGCATCTCTCAGATGATGCTGTGGGTGCTGCCGGTCGATCTCGTGAGTCTCGCCGCGTACACGTGGTTGCTCGGCCCACGCGATGCGCTCGTCGGCGTGTACGCACTGCTCGTCATCTTGTACGCGATGACGGCGAAGCGCGGAGTCGCGCTGCTCGCGACCATCGGCCTTGTGTGTGCCTACACCACCGCCCACCTCGTGGCGAGCACCCAAACACCTCTCGATCTCGTTGAGGTGGGCGTCTCCATGGTCGCGTTGCTGTGCATCGGGCTCATCGTTGCCAACGCCGTCGGCCGGCAACGTCAGCGTGACGCCCAGGTCGAGGAGATTCTGGCCGACCGCGAGCGGATGAATGAGCAGCTTGCGCGGCGCCTCGGCGAGCTTCAGGCCGTCGCCCGGATCACGGAGATCATCCACTCGTCACTCGATTTCGATGAGGTCGGAGAGCTGGTACTCGACACCATCGCCAAGGTCATCGACTTCCCGTCACTCGCGATCTTCGTCATCGACAAGGAGACGTCGGAGACGTTGTTTTCGTCGAGTGTCGGTATGCCGCGGCCCGAGGGGGTCGTTGACGGTGCGACCGTCGACCTCGACTCGGTGAGCGGCCACCTCAACTGCCAGCGGGCTTTCGACCATGGGTCGCTCATGGTGCTCTTCTGCGCCAACGGCGAAGATATGGAGCGGCTCACCGAAGAGGACCGGCTCGTCATCTACGCACTCGCCAGCGAGCTCGTTGTGGCGGTCGAGAACTCCCGGCTCTACAAGCTGACCAGGCGGCTTGCTGTGACCGACGAGCTCACCGGCATCGCCAACTACCGTTATCTGCAGCAGCGGATAGACGAGGAGATGTCTCGCGCGAAGCGGTTCGGCAAGGATCTGTCGCTGCTCATGATCGACACGGACGACTTCAAGGGCTTCAACGACGCGTACGGTCACCTCGCCGGCGACCGCGCGCTCTCCGAGTTCGGCGGGGTGCTCGGCCGGGCCGTCCGCGACATCGACGTGATCGCGCGCTACGGCGGCGAGGAGTTCGCTGTCGTGCTGCCCGAGACCGATGCCGCCGGCGCATTCGTGGCCGCCGAGAAGATCCGTGAGGCGTTCTCGGAGCACCTGTTCCCCGACGACACCGGCGCCCGTACTTGTACGCTGACGGTGAGTATCGGCATGGCGACGTACCCGACGAATGCTGAGAGCAAGGACGCACTGCTGCGAGAGTCCGATGACGCGTTGTATCGCGCCAAGAACTCCGGCAAGAACCGCGTCTGCGCCCCAGGCCAATCGCCCGAACCGTTCATCTCACCACGGAGACGATGA
- a CDS encoding sensor domain-containing diguanylate cyclase encodes MQDADGRSGAMSHDDEVEQQLKLASLALDLAGDAIIIHRPDGTIVRFNQAAASQIGLTVDEFGDLPPWGWSAEMSDEARATRLAAIKQKGGVTFVSSITRPDGLEAVHDVHTRWVDAPTGSYIVAVSRDITEQVRAHEVLENLAFHDPLTGLANRALFEDRLEVAISNARRHEDLLGVAFIDLDDFKDINDAYGHAVGDQVLIALAHRLEGSIRQGDTVARLGGDEFVVIFPRVVSAGDFEALADKLIARVHEPVVMGDNRFNLRASVGLATFMPDDDARSLLMRADIEMYEAKRTSPTSRRAVLKRRD; translated from the coding sequence CAGTTGAAGCTCGCTTCGCTGGCTCTCGACCTTGCCGGCGATGCCATCATCATCCACCGTCCCGATGGAACGATCGTCCGCTTCAACCAGGCCGCCGCCAGTCAGATCGGACTCACGGTCGACGAGTTTGGCGACCTTCCCCCCTGGGGCTGGAGCGCCGAGATGAGCGATGAGGCTCGTGCCACCCGCCTCGCAGCCATCAAGCAGAAGGGCGGCGTGACCTTCGTCTCCAGCATCACTCGGCCCGACGGCCTTGAGGCCGTGCACGACGTCCACACACGCTGGGTGGATGCCCCGACCGGGTCCTACATCGTGGCCGTCAGCCGGGACATCACCGAGCAGGTCAGGGCGCACGAGGTACTCGAGAATCTCGCGTTTCACGATCCGCTGACCGGCCTGGCCAATCGGGCTCTGTTCGAAGACCGCCTCGAAGTAGCCATCTCCAACGCCCGCCGACACGAGGACCTGCTCGGCGTGGCGTTCATCGACTTGGATGACTTCAAGGACATCAACGATGCCTACGGGCACGCGGTCGGCGATCAGGTTCTCATTGCGCTCGCCCACCGGCTCGAAGGCTCGATTCGTCAAGGCGATACCGTGGCTCGACTGGGCGGAGACGAGTTCGTGGTGATCTTCCCTCGCGTGGTGTCGGCTGGCGACTTCGAAGCGCTTGCCGACAAGCTCATCGCCAGGGTTCATGAACCCGTCGTAATGGGGGACAATCGCTTCAATCTGCGAGCGAGCGTCGGGCTCGCAACGTTCATGCCTGACGACGATGCACGCTCGTTGCTCATGCGCGCTGACATCGAGATGTACGAGGCTAAGCGCACGAGCCCCACTTCGCGTCGAGCGGTGCTGAAGCGACGCGACTAG
- the larB gene encoding nickel pincer cofactor biosynthesis protein LarB, with protein sequence MHSDSIIELLRSVAEGALSPEDAVHTLGDFSTASLSEQGRVEARIDHHRAVRCGFPEVIFCQGKTPEQVARISEEILSRSDVLLATRCDSENAEAFASVADDAVIDTTARLAWVDRRTHPVSEGLVVVASGGTADIPVAEEAARTAELMGCRVSRLYDVGVAGVHRVLEHTELLRDARVLVAVAGMEGALPSLVAGLVEVPVVAVPTSVGYGANFGGVSALLTMLNSCAGGIGVVNIDNGFGAGLLAARINRPAWAAALDATPAETAASAEPHPAP encoded by the coding sequence ATGCATTCCGACTCGATCATCGAGCTCCTGCGCAGCGTTGCCGAAGGCGCGCTTTCGCCTGAGGACGCAGTGCATACGCTCGGCGACTTCTCAACAGCGTCGCTATCCGAGCAGGGCCGCGTCGAGGCTCGCATCGACCATCATCGCGCGGTTCGCTGCGGCTTCCCCGAGGTCATATTCTGCCAGGGCAAGACTCCCGAGCAGGTCGCCCGAATCTCCGAGGAGATCCTGTCGCGCTCCGACGTGCTTCTCGCGACCCGGTGCGACTCCGAGAACGCCGAGGCCTTCGCCAGCGTCGCCGACGATGCAGTCATCGACACCACAGCTCGGCTGGCGTGGGTCGACCGCCGCACGCACCCCGTCAGTGAAGGGCTCGTCGTGGTCGCGAGTGGCGGCACCGCCGATATCCCGGTCGCCGAGGAGGCAGCCCGTACCGCGGAGCTCATGGGCTGCCGCGTGTCGCGGCTCTACGACGTCGGCGTTGCGGGCGTTCATCGCGTGCTCGAGCACACGGAACTGCTGCGCGATGCGCGCGTCCTGGTCGCCGTGGCGGGCATGGAGGGGGCGCTGCCCTCGCTTGTCGCCGGGCTCGTCGAGGTGCCGGTCGTCGCCGTCCCCACGAGTGTGGGATACGGCGCCAACTTCGGCGGCGTATCAGCACTGCTCACGATGCTGAACTCGTGCGCAGGTGGCATCGGCGTCGTCAACATCGACAATGGCTTCGGTGCGGGCCTGCTCGCTGCGCGCATCAACCGGCCGGCCTGGGCGGCTGCGCTCGACGCGACGCCCGCCGAGACCGCCGCGAGCGCCGAGCCGCACCCCGCGCCATGA
- the pheA gene encoding prephenate dehydratase, with the protein MMTRYAFLGPAGTFSEEALGLLAVDGLEPVECTSIPEVFEAVERGRADAGVVPIENSIEGSVPATLDALAFDTQLEIQSELVLDIHFNLVAAPGTGMADVASVVAHPQASGQCRRWLERNLPGRPVVAANSNAEAVQTAVVSPGVAALGPAVAARLYGGAILEENVEDYAGNQTRFVVIGRGICEPTGKDKTSLALFMKKDRPGTLLMILSEFAYGGMNLTKIQSRPTKRQLGDYMFFVDLEGHVDDAHVKTALDCLRLKLREVKVLGSYPRV; encoded by the coding sequence ATGATGACTCGTTACGCATTCCTCGGACCGGCAGGCACGTTCTCTGAAGAGGCACTCGGACTGCTTGCGGTCGATGGCCTGGAGCCGGTTGAGTGCACGAGCATCCCCGAGGTGTTCGAGGCCGTTGAGCGCGGCCGTGCCGATGCGGGCGTCGTCCCGATCGAGAACTCGATCGAAGGCTCAGTGCCGGCGACCCTCGACGCCCTCGCGTTCGACACGCAGTTGGAGATCCAGAGTGAGCTCGTGCTCGATATCCACTTCAACCTCGTCGCCGCCCCCGGAACGGGTATGGCCGACGTGGCTTCCGTAGTCGCGCACCCTCAGGCGAGCGGGCAGTGCCGCCGCTGGCTTGAGCGCAATCTCCCCGGTCGTCCGGTGGTCGCTGCCAACTCCAACGCCGAGGCGGTCCAGACCGCCGTCGTGAGTCCGGGGGTAGCCGCACTGGGACCCGCCGTGGCGGCGAGGCTCTATGGGGGCGCGATTCTTGAAGAGAACGTCGAGGACTACGCCGGCAATCAGACGCGCTTCGTGGTGATCGGGAGGGGCATCTGCGAGCCGACCGGCAAGGACAAGACCTCGCTGGCACTGTTCATGAAGAAGGACAGGCCGGGCACGCTGCTCATGATTCTCTCGGAGTTCGCGTATGGCGGTATGAACCTGACCAAGATCCAGTCGCGCCCCACCAAGCGCCAGCTGGGGGACTACATGTTCTTCGTCGACCTCGAGGGGCATGTCGACGATGCGCACGTGAAGACCGCGCTGGACTGCTTGCGGTTGAAGCTGCGCGAGGTCAAGGTGCTCGGGAGTTACCCCCGGGTCTAG